A window of Ipomoea triloba cultivar NCNSP0323 chromosome 2, ASM357664v1 contains these coding sequences:
- the LOC116006524 gene encoding STOREKEEPER protein-like isoform X2 translates to MAPKSKIRLVDQPPSASSTDEDEEQSEREELSDLEVNKSEAEYESESEEEEERAPSTPILNQDHSVSECDESHATLPSPSASDFTIKPILSSKLPPVSPPKPPAPSKSSAKRAAEAIEKDSKKKRSKTGEGDANAEEKKSATSAGSNRLWSDEDQLAILQGMVDYQAQKGAYPDMSELHDFIKDKLHIEVSKIQMSEKLRRLKKKFFTLSEKGDELDFTKPHDSMSFELSKQIWGTASGSVNGKNLNAISNNVELNVKTANGKVKKPAEVRKISEKTVEAKKISEKPVEVKKISEKPVEVKKISESRNSVKVDNYMNIPNEEESEKKRKKTAAKAEDIEKKKKKKQRIAFEEKEERVEQNALEEKDDPTVVEETDKQIALDESDKHIAIDERDKQIALEDKNKQVIKDIVNGEVETEEGDFNSKYPHLANSFIEKNYSWGSHETLNMLKKKLNLIGSSKAEEIEEKWTKLLEEQAELCVKIEGLLSQQMGLVLEAIRQKRGNL, encoded by the exons ATGGCTCCTAAATCCAAAATTCGCCTTGTAGACCAGCCTCCCTCTGCGTCTTCTACCGATGAAGACGAGGAGCAATCTGAGCGAGAAGAACTATCTGACCTAGAAGTTAACAAGTCTGAAGCGGAGTACGAATCAGAATccgaagaagaggaagaaagggCGCCTTCAACTCCAATTTTGAATCAAGACCACTCCGTTTCTGAGTGCGACGAATCCCACGCAACTCTACCCTCACCGTCCGCCTCCGACTTCACCATTAAGCCCATTCTCTCTTCCAAGCTTCCTCCGGTTTCTCCCCCGAAGCCTCCCGCTCCATCAAAATCATCGGCAAAGCGAGCCGCGGAGGCCATCGAGAAAGATTCGAAGAAGAAAAGGAGCAAAACTGGAGAAGGAGACGCCAATGCGGAGGAGAAGAAGTCTGCGACTTCTGCCGGGTCGAACCGGCTGTGGAGTGATGAGGATCAGCTTGCTATTCTACAAGGTATGGTTGACTACCAGGCTCAAAAAGGAGCTTATCCTGATATGTCCGAGCTTCATGATTTTATTAAGGATAAATTGCACATTGAGGTTTCTAAGATTCAGATGAGCGAAAAACTTAGGAGGCTTAAGAAAAAGTTCTTTACTCTTTCTGAGAAAGGAGATGAACTTGATTTTACTAAGCCTCATGATTCTATGTCGTTTGAACTTTCAAAACAGATTTGGGGTACTGCTTCGGGTAGTGTTAATGGTAAAAATCTGAATGCAATCAGTAATAATGTTGAACTGAATGTGAAAACTGCCAATGGGAAGGTAAAAAAGCCTGCTGAAGTTAGGAAA ATTAGTGAAAAGACTGTTGAAGCTAAGAAAATTAGTGAAAAGCCTGttgaagtaaagaaaattagtgAAAAGCCTGTTGAAGTTAAGAAAATTAGTGAGTCAAGAAACAGTGTTAAAGTGGATAACTACATGAATATACctaatgaagaagaaagtgaaaagaagaggaagaagactGCAGCTAAGGCTGAAGATattgaaaagaagaagaagaagaagcagaggATTGCATTTGAGGAAAAAGAGGAAAGAGTTGAACAGAATGCTCTTGAGGAGAAAGATGATCCAACTGTGGTTGAAGAAACAGATAAACAGATTGCTCTTGATGAAAGCGATAAACATATTGCCATTGATGAAAGAGATAAGCAGATAGCTCTTGAGGACAAAAATAAACAAGTTATCAAAGACATAGTTAATGGTGAAGTGGAGACTGAGGAAGGGGATTTTAATTCCAAATACCCACATTTGGCTAATTCTTTCATCGAGAAGAACTATTCCTGGGGTTCTCATGAGACATTAAATATGCTGAAGAAAAAACTGAATTTGATTGGGAGTTCCAAGGCTGAGGAGATTGAGGAGAAGTGGACTAAGTTGTTGGAAGAACAGGCTGAACTTTGTGTGAAGATTGAGGGTTTGTTATCACAGCAGATGGGGTTGGTGCTTGAGGCGATAAGGCAAAAAAGAGGTAATCTTTGA
- the LOC116006524 gene encoding STOREKEEPER protein-like isoform X1 yields the protein MAPKSKIRLVDQPPSASSTDEDEEQSEREELSDLEVNKSEAEYESESEEEEERAPSTPILNQDHSVSECDESHATLPSPSASDFTIKPILSSKLPPVSPPKPPAPSKSSAKRAAEAIEKDSKKKRSKTGEGDANAEEKKSATSAGSNRLWSDEDQLAILQGMVDYQAQKGAYPDMSELHDFIKDKLHIEVSKIQMSEKLRRLKKKFFTLSEKGDELDFTKPHDSMSFELSKQIWGTASGSVNGKNLNAISNNVELNVKTANGKVKKPAEVRKISEKPVEAKKISEKTVEAKKISEKPVEVKKISEKPVEVKKISESRNSVKVDNYMNIPNEEESEKKRKKTAAKAEDIEKKKKKKQRIAFEEKEERVEQNALEEKDDPTVVEETDKQIALDESDKHIAIDERDKQIALEDKNKQVIKDIVNGEVETEEGDFNSKYPHLANSFIEKNYSWGSHETLNMLKKKLNLIGSSKAEEIEEKWTKLLEEQAELCVKIEGLLSQQMGLVLEAIRQKRGNL from the coding sequence ATGGCTCCTAAATCCAAAATTCGCCTTGTAGACCAGCCTCCCTCTGCGTCTTCTACCGATGAAGACGAGGAGCAATCTGAGCGAGAAGAACTATCTGACCTAGAAGTTAACAAGTCTGAAGCGGAGTACGAATCAGAATccgaagaagaggaagaaagggCGCCTTCAACTCCAATTTTGAATCAAGACCACTCCGTTTCTGAGTGCGACGAATCCCACGCAACTCTACCCTCACCGTCCGCCTCCGACTTCACCATTAAGCCCATTCTCTCTTCCAAGCTTCCTCCGGTTTCTCCCCCGAAGCCTCCCGCTCCATCAAAATCATCGGCAAAGCGAGCCGCGGAGGCCATCGAGAAAGATTCGAAGAAGAAAAGGAGCAAAACTGGAGAAGGAGACGCCAATGCGGAGGAGAAGAAGTCTGCGACTTCTGCCGGGTCGAACCGGCTGTGGAGTGATGAGGATCAGCTTGCTATTCTACAAGGTATGGTTGACTACCAGGCTCAAAAAGGAGCTTATCCTGATATGTCCGAGCTTCATGATTTTATTAAGGATAAATTGCACATTGAGGTTTCTAAGATTCAGATGAGCGAAAAACTTAGGAGGCTTAAGAAAAAGTTCTTTACTCTTTCTGAGAAAGGAGATGAACTTGATTTTACTAAGCCTCATGATTCTATGTCGTTTGAACTTTCAAAACAGATTTGGGGTACTGCTTCGGGTAGTGTTAATGGTAAAAATCTGAATGCAATCAGTAATAATGTTGAACTGAATGTGAAAACTGCCAATGGGAAGGTAAAAAAGCCTGCTGAAGTTAGGAAAATTAGTGAAAAGCCTGTTGAAGCTAAGAAAATTAGTGAAAAGACTGTTGAAGCTAAGAAAATTAGTGAAAAGCCTGttgaagtaaagaaaattagtgAAAAGCCTGTTGAAGTTAAGAAAATTAGTGAGTCAAGAAACAGTGTTAAAGTGGATAACTACATGAATATACctaatgaagaagaaagtgaaaagaagaggaagaagactGCAGCTAAGGCTGAAGATattgaaaagaagaagaagaagaagcagaggATTGCATTTGAGGAAAAAGAGGAAAGAGTTGAACAGAATGCTCTTGAGGAGAAAGATGATCCAACTGTGGTTGAAGAAACAGATAAACAGATTGCTCTTGATGAAAGCGATAAACATATTGCCATTGATGAAAGAGATAAGCAGATAGCTCTTGAGGACAAAAATAAACAAGTTATCAAAGACATAGTTAATGGTGAAGTGGAGACTGAGGAAGGGGATTTTAATTCCAAATACCCACATTTGGCTAATTCTTTCATCGAGAAGAACTATTCCTGGGGTTCTCATGAGACATTAAATATGCTGAAGAAAAAACTGAATTTGATTGGGAGTTCCAAGGCTGAGGAGATTGAGGAGAAGTGGACTAAGTTGTTGGAAGAACAGGCTGAACTTTGTGTGAAGATTGAGGGTTTGTTATCACAGCAGATGGGGTTGGTGCTTGAGGCGATAAGGCAAAAAAGAGGTAATCTTTGA
- the LOC116011149 gene encoding uncharacterized protein LOC116011149, with amino-acid sequence MKFLSELGACWGGATITPPPQTRTADNLQQPETAAGSQNRAATRHESRRQVRSINATNVVANWKPELHDISEEKVLSDSDLEGRIHGVAGRTVKKSSAKIKPSSTSTKVSMLGEGFRKSYRIAMNGFVPSPYMI; translated from the exons ATGAAGTTCTTGTCGGAACTCGGAGCTTGTTGGGGCGGCGCTACGATAACGCCACCGCCGCAGACGCGGACTGCCGACAACCTCCAGCAACCGGAGACGGCCGCCGGGAGTCAGAACCGCGCCGCCACGAGGCATGAGTCACGCAGGCAGGTACGAAGCATAAACGCAACGAACGTAGTAGCCAACTGGAAACCGGAATTGCATGACATCAGCGAAGAAAAGGTGTTGTCTGATTCTGATTTGGAAGGGAGAATTCACGGCGTTGCAGGTCGGACGGTTAAGAAATCGTCGGCGAAAATCAAACCTAGTTCTACGTCGACTAAGGTTTCAATGCTCGGCGAGGGTTTCCg GAAATCATATCGAATTGCCATGAATGGTTTCGTTCCATCGCCATACATGATATGA